From a region of the Nocardioides ginsengisegetis genome:
- a CDS encoding ExeM/NucH family extracellular endonuclease, with translation MSLLHRLRATQPSVRRGGMLTLLLAVVVSPLAGLAAPAQANTAGTGLVINEVFGGGGNTGAPYNADFVELFNPTSSPISLSGMYLHAANASAVGSSSYAGSPFALSGTVPAGGYWLVQASTAGANGAALPTPDQSVNFSMGAGAFSVSLWSGSTASSAYTTTTGNLVGTAGLVDLVGVGAKDYETALVGSAPSATLSVQRKASHADTDSNLADFSALAPTPKNHDTIESGGPSPLALAAISNVKTLGGKSVSIQAQASGGTGTKAYSLTGDPSTGGLAIDQTGAMSGTPTEGGTYHLTATVTAGSETASRTFDLTVVALNHANHVLVSEVWGDGGYTDAPFSNDYIELYNPTANPVNLSGWAIAYGGFRRSAGPVPTYPLTITGSETIPAGGYYLILGQSDPNGGGVPLPDADATVDIDYNGFDYRDGFVALVDRTTPPDLPAGDINAAASAQHVVDAVGYGPANTFEGSAQTAATSSETAAIRQPVDNDSNDSNLDWVLGDPTPTNSDGVVGNTGKVVLPTTCDSSLPANPTIAQVQGTNAVFSPYINCTVTTTGVVTAVYNRGFSTAGAATCGQCGFYIQTPGMSSDTTPGASDAVFVSVSSFTGITVAIGDSVRVTGKANEFGSGETLTQVTATATNITNLGASPTAVVMQGSAPTTYAAREAHEGELFQPTDVVLTDTYNLESQGELGLAAGAPTGPVATALDGVSEAPLQQPGQICRDGDSPCIQAAQADVKNRGYFLTGGTTYLGSSNISTPNKSKNSDIPYPFIDKTHSARVGAQVTFSKGAVLDFRNKKWYLNPPRSVVASGCSAAAPHSGCQVDRGEDVVTFEDTRADNAAPRPVPAGSNIRFATYNVENFFSVPMDQYAAANPWYASSGPGCEYNLDRNGTGIQAKQCTNPTGMSTAWDPVTGAVTAYGPALANAPRGAGRQEDLDRQTQKIVTAINLLGADVVALEEIGNPNKLKMGVTNSPLNPDVHNTKDQGQGTAMQWRDATVSYLVDHLNAGLPANQQWAFAASPEETTDSTSVPGLCATVQPNGTPVPGPANLRGTCSYASGMDVIRSAFIYKKTTVIPVGQGDLDLPGYTVNGVPDPWGNHVFADGSPFDNAREPLAQYFKPLGAKNDEGFALIVNHFKSKGDAAAPAGPARGGDKNDPLHGAFNASRIAQAKEVMRFANAFAAKWHTDKVFMLGDFNAYSGEDPIHAITDANDTEDPLDFKEIHSDDPNDTSYVFTTKVNGIGYGGAGSLDHILASAGARETHPRTDIWEINANESDVYDYGRFNTNATDFFDGSVPWRGSDHNPEVIDLTLPSAGADRKVTDVQILGINDFHGRLIADSADGGAAPLAGAVKSLRGIYGADETVLASAGDNVGASIFESFTQEDKPTLDALNAMNLQVSSVGNHEFDRGVGDLLNRIEQPKSETNPYGADNPLTWGDYLAANVVWKDSGDGHTAGDPITAPTKMITVPNPLSGTPIKIGFVGTVTSDLPSLQSPANLEGVTVLDNADTIAAVNGYAADLKAHGANLVVLLTHEGAATTDCSTMKTAGTAFSTILNGLDDEVDAVLSGHTHLEYSCSFAKGATDSNPLTTRPVMQGASYGTAMDQLVYSFDADNKPVDLIANNVGVKGPNGALFSYGPDADVRPIVDQAIADSAAAGARVLGTMTAPMYRSKLSDGTDNRGGESVLGNQVAEIQRWATRGAQQGGAQIAFMNPGGLRADALGTPNGDVYDLTYREAADVQPFANELVNMKLTGAQIKKVLEEQWQRDAFGNIPARPFLKLGISKGFTYTYSEKQDPAKPTGAMLGTVTGMWLDGEPIDLDATYSVTVNSFLATGGDNFWELNNGKDKLDTEQTDLQGQVDYMKQYATEPLRVDSSQRGVRVTFPAEAPTSYAPGATVSFDLASLDLNSPGAVKDDTVKVLVGDQVVASDVPVTHGNGTNPDDHWGTASVSFVLPTGIPGGQLHVVGDTTGTDVLLPVAADEGRTATTVSAEDETVSYGQPATLDISVSPSAATGTVTVKEGSTVLDTVDVSDGAATFTSSSLPVGVHTLTLRYSGSASHAPSSSTVTVTVTKVESTVTAEATPVSVAPGGTSTVTAHVAATGVTPSGSVTCSAPGMDDTTGTLNDSGDATCVVGPWGTAGDRTVTVSYAGDQVTAPGSTTTTVTVTKATPTMSATASPTSLVRGADTSTITVTLTSAADQLGGTVTCDDGSPADVPVTDGTATCTVGPFATTGDKTVTLTYSGDADNAAASTTVALSVTAPTGGGGGGGTPTPVDTTVTGSANPITWGNGGTVFVTVKSTKDTTGNVELREGSTTIGTASVATDGTATVLIPAKSLAVGSHTLTLAYAGDAANKASTGTVTVTVNKASSTTTVATANPGTVKVKKGTATVAVTVSSVDGVVPTGTVEALVNGQVVGTATLSGGSATLQVGPFAQVGEQTITIRYSGDANVSGSQGTTSVKVVKQSSKLTVSHSPSRAKAGKTRVTLQIGLVVDGTPANGTVRVELPGGDVLKVQVENGQGSVKLPKFDKPGKKTVVLTYNGSDTVEKSRATDVIEVVKG, from the coding sequence GAGCCCCATCTCCCTCTCCGGCATGTACTTGCACGCTGCCAACGCCAGCGCCGTGGGCAGCTCGTCCTATGCCGGAAGCCCGTTCGCACTGAGTGGCACCGTGCCGGCAGGCGGCTACTGGTTGGTCCAGGCGTCGACGGCAGGTGCGAACGGTGCAGCACTCCCGACTCCCGACCAGTCGGTGAACTTCTCCATGGGCGCGGGCGCGTTCTCGGTCTCGCTCTGGAGCGGCTCCACTGCCTCGTCCGCTTACACCACGACGACCGGAAACTTGGTTGGCACAGCGGGCCTGGTCGATCTCGTCGGTGTCGGTGCCAAGGACTACGAGACGGCTCTCGTTGGCTCGGCGCCGAGCGCGACTCTTTCTGTCCAGCGCAAGGCCTCACATGCCGACACGGACAGCAACCTCGCCGACTTCAGCGCTCTGGCGCCGACCCCCAAGAATCACGACACCATCGAGAGCGGCGGACCGTCCCCGCTCGCCCTGGCCGCCATCTCCAACGTGAAGACGCTCGGCGGCAAGTCCGTGAGCATCCAGGCCCAGGCGTCTGGTGGCACGGGGACCAAGGCGTACTCGCTCACGGGCGACCCGAGCACGGGCGGCCTCGCGATCGACCAGACCGGCGCGATGTCCGGCACCCCGACCGAGGGCGGCACCTACCACCTGACCGCCACTGTGACCGCAGGCTCGGAGACGGCGTCGCGGACCTTCGACCTCACCGTCGTCGCCCTCAACCACGCAAACCACGTCCTCGTCAGCGAGGTGTGGGGCGACGGCGGCTACACCGACGCGCCGTTCTCCAACGACTACATCGAGCTCTACAACCCGACCGCCAACCCGGTGAACCTCAGCGGCTGGGCGATCGCGTACGGCGGCTTCCGTCGTAGCGCGGGGCCCGTCCCGACCTACCCGCTGACCATCACGGGTTCGGAGACGATCCCGGCCGGTGGCTACTACCTGATCCTGGGTCAGAGCGACCCGAACGGCGGCGGTGTCCCCCTTCCGGATGCCGATGCCACCGTCGACATCGACTACAACGGCTTCGACTACCGCGACGGGTTCGTCGCGCTGGTCGACCGGACCACCCCGCCGGACCTTCCCGCGGGCGACATCAACGCCGCGGCGAGTGCCCAGCACGTCGTCGACGCGGTCGGCTACGGGCCGGCCAACACCTTCGAAGGCTCCGCGCAGACCGCGGCCACCAGCAGTGAGACCGCCGCGATCCGTCAGCCCGTCGACAACGACAGCAACGACAGCAACCTCGACTGGGTCCTCGGCGACCCGACGCCGACCAACTCCGACGGCGTCGTCGGCAACACCGGCAAGGTCGTCCTGCCCACCACCTGTGACTCCAGCCTGCCCGCGAACCCGACGATCGCCCAGGTCCAGGGCACCAATGCGGTCTTCTCGCCCTACATCAACTGCACCGTCACCACCACCGGCGTGGTGACCGCCGTCTACAACCGGGGCTTCAGCACGGCCGGCGCGGCGACCTGCGGCCAGTGCGGGTTCTACATCCAGACGCCGGGCATGTCCTCGGACACCACTCCGGGCGCCTCCGACGCCGTCTTCGTCAGCGTGAGCAGCTTCACCGGCATCACCGTCGCGATCGGGGACTCCGTCCGGGTCACCGGCAAGGCGAACGAGTTCGGCAGCGGTGAGACGCTCACCCAGGTGACGGCCACGGCCACCAACATCACCAACCTGGGCGCCAGCCCGACGGCGGTCGTCATGCAGGGTTCCGCCCCGACGACGTACGCGGCCCGCGAGGCCCACGAGGGCGAGCTCTTCCAGCCCACCGACGTCGTGCTGACCGACACCTACAACCTCGAGAGCCAGGGCGAGCTCGGTCTCGCCGCCGGCGCCCCGACGGGTCCGGTCGCGACGGCGCTCGACGGCGTCTCCGAGGCGCCGCTCCAGCAGCCGGGCCAGATCTGCCGTGACGGCGACTCGCCCTGCATCCAGGCCGCGCAGGCCGACGTGAAGAACCGTGGCTACTTCCTCACGGGCGGCACGACCTACCTCGGCTCCTCCAACATCTCGACGCCGAACAAGTCGAAGAACTCCGACATCCCCTACCCGTTCATCGACAAGACCCACTCGGCTCGCGTCGGTGCGCAGGTCACGTTCTCGAAGGGTGCGGTCCTCGATTTCCGCAACAAGAAGTGGTACCTCAACCCGCCGCGTTCGGTGGTCGCGTCCGGTTGCTCGGCCGCCGCGCCGCACTCGGGTTGCCAGGTCGACCGGGGCGAGGACGTCGTCACCTTCGAGGACACCCGCGCCGACAACGCCGCCCCGCGCCCCGTGCCGGCCGGCAGCAACATCCGGTTCGCGACGTACAACGTCGAGAACTTCTTCTCGGTGCCCATGGACCAGTACGCCGCGGCGAACCCCTGGTACGCCTCGTCCGGTCCGGGCTGTGAGTACAACCTCGACCGCAACGGCACCGGCATCCAGGCCAAGCAGTGCACCAACCCGACCGGCATGTCCACCGCCTGGGACCCGGTGACCGGCGCCGTGACGGCGTACGGCCCGGCCCTCGCCAACGCTCCGCGTGGCGCCGGCCGCCAGGAAGACCTGGACCGCCAGACGCAGAAGATCGTCACCGCGATCAACCTGCTCGGCGCCGACGTGGTCGCGCTCGAGGAGATCGGCAACCCGAACAAGCTCAAGATGGGTGTCACCAACTCCCCGCTGAACCCCGACGTCCACAACACCAAGGACCAGGGCCAGGGCACGGCGATGCAGTGGCGCGACGCCACGGTCTCCTACCTGGTGGACCACCTCAACGCCGGCCTGCCGGCCAACCAGCAGTGGGCCTTCGCCGCCTCGCCGGAGGAGACCACCGACTCGACCTCGGTCCCGGGCCTGTGCGCCACGGTCCAGCCCAACGGCACTCCGGTGCCCGGGCCGGCGAACCTCCGCGGCACGTGCTCCTACGCCTCGGGCATGGACGTCATCCGCTCGGCCTTCATCTACAAGAAGACCACGGTGATCCCGGTCGGGCAGGGCGACCTCGACCTGCCGGGCTACACCGTCAACGGTGTCCCGGACCCGTGGGGCAACCACGTGTTCGCCGACGGGTCCCCGTTCGACAACGCCCGTGAGCCGCTCGCGCAGTACTTCAAGCCGCTCGGCGCGAAGAACGACGAGGGCTTCGCGCTCATCGTCAACCACTTCAAGTCGAAGGGCGACGCGGCCGCTCCGGCCGGCCCGGCCAGGGGTGGCGACAAGAACGACCCGCTGCACGGCGCGTTCAACGCCTCCCGAATCGCGCAGGCGAAGGAGGTCATGCGCTTCGCGAACGCCTTCGCTGCGAAGTGGCACACCGACAAGGTGTTCATGCTCGGTGACTTCAACGCCTACTCGGGTGAGGACCCGATCCACGCGATCACCGACGCGAACGACACCGAGGACCCGCTGGACTTCAAGGAGATCCACTCGGACGACCCGAACGACACCAGCTACGTCTTCACGACGAAGGTGAACGGCATCGGCTACGGCGGCGCCGGCTCGCTCGACCACATCCTGGCCAGCGCCGGAGCCCGGGAGACGCACCCGCGCACCGACATCTGGGAGATCAACGCAAACGAGTCCGACGTCTACGACTACGGCCGGTTCAACACCAACGCGACCGACTTCTTCGACGGCAGCGTTCCGTGGCGGGGCTCGGACCACAACCCGGAGGTCATCGACCTCACGCTGCCCAGCGCGGGTGCGGACCGGAAGGTCACCGACGTCCAGATCCTCGGGATCAACGACTTCCACGGCCGCCTGATCGCGGACTCGGCCGACGGTGGCGCTGCGCCGCTCGCCGGCGCGGTCAAGTCGCTCCGCGGCATCTACGGCGCGGACGAGACCGTCCTCGCCTCGGCCGGCGACAACGTCGGTGCGTCGATCTTCGAGTCCTTCACCCAGGAGGACAAGCCGACCCTCGACGCGCTCAACGCGATGAACCTGCAGGTCTCCTCGGTGGGCAACCACGAGTTCGACCGCGGTGTGGGCGACCTGCTCAACCGCATCGAGCAGCCGAAGAGCGAGACGAACCCCTACGGCGCGGACAACCCGTTGACGTGGGGCGACTACCTCGCGGCCAACGTGGTCTGGAAGGACTCGGGCGACGGCCACACGGCCGGTGACCCGATCACCGCTCCGACCAAGATGATCACGGTCCCGAACCCGCTCTCCGGCACGCCGATCAAGATCGGCTTCGTCGGCACGGTCACCTCCGACCTGCCGTCGCTGCAGAGCCCGGCGAACCTCGAGGGCGTCACCGTGCTCGACAACGCCGACACGATCGCTGCGGTCAACGGCTACGCGGCCGACCTCAAGGCGCACGGTGCCAACCTGGTCGTCCTGCTCACCCACGAGGGTGCGGCGACGACCGACTGCAGCACCATGAAGACTGCCGGGACCGCGTTCTCGACGATCCTCAACGGCCTCGACGACGAGGTGGACGCGGTCCTGTCGGGCCACACCCACCTCGAGTACTCCTGCTCCTTCGCCAAGGGCGCCACGGACAGCAACCCGCTGACCACGCGTCCGGTGATGCAGGGCGCGTCGTACGGCACGGCGATGGACCAGCTGGTCTACAGCTTCGACGCCGACAACAAGCCGGTCGACCTGATCGCCAACAACGTGGGCGTGAAGGGGCCGAACGGCGCGCTGTTCAGCTACGGCCCGGACGCCGATGTCCGGCCGATCGTCGACCAGGCCATTGCCGACTCCGCGGCCGCCGGTGCCCGGGTCCTCGGCACGATGACCGCTCCGATGTACCGGTCGAAGCTGAGTGACGGCACCGACAACCGCGGTGGCGAGTCGGTCCTGGGCAACCAGGTCGCCGAGATCCAGCGCTGGGCGACGCGCGGAGCACAGCAGGGTGGGGCGCAGATCGCGTTCATGAACCCGGGTGGCCTGCGCGCGGACGCGCTGGGCACGCCGAACGGCGACGTCTACGACCTCACCTACCGTGAGGCCGCTGATGTCCAGCCGTTCGCCAACGAGCTCGTCAACATGAAGCTCACCGGCGCGCAGATCAAGAAGGTCCTCGAGGAGCAGTGGCAGCGCGACGCCTTCGGGAACATCCCGGCACGTCCCTTCCTCAAGCTCGGCATCAGCAAGGGCTTCACCTACACCTACTCCGAGAAGCAGGACCCGGCGAAGCCGACCGGCGCCATGCTCGGCACGGTGACGGGGATGTGGCTCGACGGCGAGCCGATCGACCTCGACGCCACCTACTCGGTGACGGTGAACTCGTTCCTCGCCACCGGCGGTGACAACTTCTGGGAGCTCAACAACGGCAAGGACAAGCTCGACACCGAGCAGACCGACCTGCAGGGCCAGGTCGACTACATGAAGCAGTACGCCACCGAGCCGCTCCGGGTCGACTCGTCCCAGCGCGGAGTCCGGGTCACCTTCCCGGCGGAGGCGCCGACGTCGTACGCGCCGGGCGCCACGGTCTCGTTCGACCTCGCCTCGCTCGACCTGAACTCCCCGGGCGCGGTCAAGGACGACACCGTCAAGGTCCTCGTGGGCGACCAGGTCGTGGCCTCCGACGTGCCGGTGACGCACGGCAACGGCACGAACCCGGACGACCACTGGGGCACCGCATCGGTGTCCTTCGTCCTGCCGACCGGCATCCCGGGCGGACAGCTCCACGTCGTCGGCGACACGACCGGCACGGACGTGCTGCTCCCCGTCGCTGCCGACGAGGGACGGACGGCCACGACGGTCTCGGCCGAGGACGAGACGGTGTCCTACGGTCAGCCGGCGACGCTGGACATCAGCGTGAGCCCGTCGGCAGCGACCGGGACGGTCACGGTGAAGGAGGGCTCGACCGTGCTCGACACGGTGGACGTCTCCGACGGCGCCGCGACCTTCACGTCGAGCAGCCTCCCCGTGGGGGTGCACACCCTGACGCTGCGCTACAGCGGCAGCGCGAGCCACGCGCCGTCCAGCTCCACGGTGACCGTCACGGTCACCAAGGTCGAGTCGACGGTGACGGCGGAGGCAACGCCGGTGTCGGTGGCTCCTGGTGGGACCAGCACGGTGACCGCTCACGTGGCGGCGACCGGGGTGACTCCCTCGGGCTCGGTGACCTGCTCGGCTCCGGGCATGGACGACACCACGGGCACGCTCAACGACAGCGGTGACGCCACCTGTGTCGTGGGCCCGTGGGGCACGGCCGGGGACCGGACCGTCACGGTCAGCTACGCCGGTGACCAGGTCACGGCTCCGGGCAGCACCACCACGACGGTCACGGTGACCAAGGCGACGCCGACGATGAGTGCGACGGCCAGCCCGACCTCGCTGGTCCGGGGCGCCGACACGTCGACCATCACGGTCACGCTCACCTCGGCGGCCGACCAGCTCGGGGGCACCGTCACCTGCGACGACGGCTCTCCGGCCGACGTCCCGGTGACCGACGGCACGGCGACCTGCACGGTCGGTCCGTTCGCCACCACGGGTGACAAGACGGTGACGCTCACCTACTCCGGCGACGCGGACAACGCCGCTGCGAGCACCACGGTGGCGCTCTCCGTGACCGCGCCCACCGGTGGTGGTGGCGGTGGCGGTACGCCGACGCCGGTCGACACCACGGTCACGGGCTCGGCCAACCCCATCACCTGGGGCAACGGCGGCACGGTCTTCGTGACGGTGAAGTCCACCAAGGACACCACCGGCAACGTGGAGCTGCGCGAGGGGTCGACGACCATCGGCACCGCCAGCGTGGCGACCGACGGCACGGCCACCGTGCTGATCCCGGCCAAGTCGCTCGCCGTGGGCAGCCACACGCTGACCCTCGCCTACGCCGGTGACGCCGCCAACAAGGCAAGCACGGGCACGGTGACGGTGACGGTGAACAAGGCGTCCTCGACGACCACGGTGGCCACTGCCAACCCCGGCACGGTCAAGGTGAAGAAGGGCACGGCTACGGTCGCCGTCACGGTCTCGTCGGTCGACGGGGTCGTTCCCACCGGCACGGTCGAGGCGCTCGTCAACGGCCAGGTCGTCGGCACCGCCACGCTGTCCGGTGGCTCGGCCACGCTCCAGGTGGGTCCGTTCGCCCAGGTGGGCGAGCAGACGATCACGATCCGCTACAGCGGTGACGCGAACGTCTCGGGCTCGCAGGGCACGACCTCGGTGAAGGTGGTCAAGCAGAGCTCCAAGCTGACCGTCAGCCACTCCCCGAGCCGCGCCAAGGCCGGCAAGACCAGGGTGACCCTGCAGATCGGCCTCGTGGTCGACGGGACGCCCGCCAACGGCACGGTCCGCGTCGAGCTGCCGGGCGGCGACGTCCTCAAGGTGCAGGTCGAGAACGGCCAGGGCTCGGTGAAGCTGCCGAAGTTCGACAAGCCGGGCAAGAAGACGGTGGTGCTCACCTACAACGGCTCGGACACGGTGGAGAAGTCCCGCGCCACCGACGTGATCGAGGTCGTGAAGGGCTGA
- a CDS encoding glycoside hydrolase family 15 protein, with translation MALPIEDYALIGDRRTAALVGRNGSIDWLCLPRFDSDACLAALLGTEDHGHWQLCPVEEFTSERRYVDGSSVLETTFTTADGVITLTDLMPRGDGRADVVRRLTGVRGTVRIRHEWMVRLDYGKVRPWVRRREIGGEHVITAVGGPDQLILRGPRLPVATDHRHNDEFEVCEGDELVFSTTWLPSHVELDDLGDLQDRIRTTIDQDEEWASRCPADVPHADVVRRSLLTLRLLTHEQTGGIVAAPTTSLPEDFGGERNWDYRYCWLRDAALTLSSLIRAGYTEEADLWRGWLLRAVAGDPQDMQIMYAVDGARRLPEHTLDHLPGYAGSTPVRIGNGAVDQHQADVLGEVMIALEHTRTAERGPDDNAWALQRALVDQLARTWDRPDNGLWEIRGVPQRFTHSRVMVWAAFDRAVRAVEEHDLPGPVEEWRAVRDRVREEVLDKGFDRDRNTFTQHYATTEVDASLLVLPLVGFLDGDDPRVLGTIAAVEADLLRDGLVLRYRTGSGVDGLSGDEHPFLACSFWLVSAYAAAGRTDDAHALFDRLVGLVNDVGLLSEEYDVGEGRMAGNFPQAFSHLALVQAAFDLSATK, from the coding sequence ATGGCCCTGCCCATCGAGGACTACGCGCTCATCGGCGATCGACGTACCGCCGCCCTGGTGGGCCGCAACGGCTCCATCGACTGGCTCTGCCTGCCCCGCTTCGACTCCGACGCCTGCCTGGCAGCGTTGCTCGGCACCGAGGACCACGGCCACTGGCAGCTCTGCCCGGTCGAGGAGTTCACCTCCGAGCGCCGCTACGTGGACGGCTCGAGCGTCTTGGAGACGACGTTCACGACCGCCGACGGCGTGATCACCCTGACCGACCTGATGCCGCGCGGCGACGGCCGCGCCGACGTCGTACGCCGCCTGACCGGTGTCCGCGGCACGGTCCGGATCCGGCACGAGTGGATGGTCCGTCTCGACTACGGCAAGGTCCGGCCGTGGGTGCGGCGCCGGGAGATCGGCGGCGAGCACGTCATCACCGCCGTCGGCGGCCCCGACCAGCTGATCCTGCGCGGCCCCCGGCTGCCCGTGGCCACCGATCACCGGCACAACGACGAGTTCGAGGTCTGCGAGGGCGATGAGCTGGTCTTCTCCACGACCTGGCTCCCCTCGCACGTCGAGCTCGACGACCTCGGCGACCTCCAGGACCGGATCCGGACCACCATCGATCAGGACGAGGAATGGGCGAGCCGGTGCCCCGCAGACGTGCCGCACGCCGACGTCGTACGCCGCTCGCTGCTCACCCTGCGGTTGCTCACCCACGAGCAGACCGGTGGCATCGTGGCCGCGCCGACCACCTCGCTGCCCGAGGACTTCGGCGGCGAGCGCAACTGGGACTACCGCTACTGCTGGCTGCGCGACGCCGCGCTCACCCTCAGCTCGCTGATCCGGGCCGGCTACACCGAGGAGGCCGACCTCTGGCGCGGCTGGCTGCTGCGCGCGGTCGCCGGCGACCCCCAGGACATGCAGATCATGTACGCCGTCGACGGCGCACGTCGGTTGCCCGAGCACACCCTGGACCACCTGCCCGGCTATGCCGGCTCGACGCCCGTGCGGATCGGCAACGGGGCGGTCGACCAGCACCAGGCCGACGTGCTGGGCGAGGTGATGATCGCCCTCGAGCACACCCGCACCGCCGAACGCGGCCCCGACGACAACGCGTGGGCGCTGCAGCGGGCGCTCGTCGACCAGCTCGCGCGGACCTGGGACCGCCCCGACAACGGACTGTGGGAGATCCGGGGCGTGCCGCAGCGGTTCACCCACTCGCGGGTGATGGTGTGGGCCGCCTTCGACCGGGCGGTGCGCGCCGTCGAGGAGCACGACCTGCCCGGCCCGGTCGAGGAGTGGCGCGCCGTCCGCGACCGGGTCCGCGAGGAGGTCCTGGACAAGGGCTTCGACCGCGACCGCAACACCTTCACCCAGCACTACGCCACCACCGAGGTCGACGCGTCCCTGCTGGTGCTGCCCCTGGTCGGGTTCCTCGACGGCGACGACCCCCGGGTCCTGGGCACGATCGCCGCCGTCGAGGCGGACCTGCTGCGCGACGGCCTGGTTTTGCGCTACCGCACCGGGTCCGGCGTCGACGGGCTCAGCGGCGACGAGCACCCGTTCCTGGCGTGCTCGTTCTGGCTGGTCTCGGCCTACGCCGCCGCCGGACGCACCGACGACGCCCACGCGCTGTTCGACCGGCTGGTCGGCCTGGTCAACGACGTGGGCCTCCTGTCGGAGGAGTACGACGTCGGCGAGGGCCGGATGGCGGGCAACTTCCCGCAGGCGTTCAGCCACCTCGCCCTCGTCCAGGCCGCGTTCGACCTGTCGGCCACGAAATGA
- a CDS encoding ATP-binding protein, producing the protein MRPLTLRTRTTLLATLITGLTLVLGSIALVVTLDAHLRSGADDLAQSRVRDLLALAASGNLPHTLTNLDDNGVAQVVTADGSRVLAASPNVRSQGRIADFDPGSRLVVETVRAPDDAETETYRLWAATGDSPDGPVVVYVGTALESVHEATHTLRRSLYVGVPLAVLLLGLGTWLVLGGALRRIDRIRAQVDTITEDRLDTRVPGSGVDDEVGRLADTMNGMLGRLESSARRQRDFVADVSHDLQSPLAAQRAQLEVALTVSQDGLARDVLATTEEMERLVADLLVLAAADSGPSAAAPTLLDLEDVVLEEAARARTTGRVTIDTSRVSAAPALGHDTEVRRIVRNLLDNALAHARSRVELRVTSVDSAADGWARLDVLDDGPGVPPEDRERIFDRFHRGDASRSRHTTGSGLGLAIARTLAERAGGSLEVDTDDGATGAHFVLLLPAGPVA; encoded by the coding sequence ATGCGCCCCCTCACCCTCCGCACCCGCACCACCCTGCTGGCCACCCTCATCACGGGCCTGACCCTCGTGCTCGGCTCGATCGCCCTCGTCGTCACCCTCGACGCCCACCTCCGCTCCGGCGCCGACGACCTGGCGCAGTCCCGGGTCCGCGACCTGCTCGCCCTCGCCGCGTCGGGCAACCTGCCGCACACGCTGACCAACCTCGACGACAACGGCGTCGCCCAGGTCGTCACCGCCGACGGGTCCCGCGTCCTGGCCGCCTCGCCCAACGTCCGGAGCCAGGGCCGGATCGCGGACTTCGACCCCGGCAGCAGGCTGGTCGTCGAGACCGTCCGCGCGCCCGACGACGCCGAGACGGAGACCTATCGGCTGTGGGCCGCCACCGGGGACTCCCCCGACGGCCCGGTCGTCGTCTACGTCGGCACCGCCCTGGAGTCGGTCCACGAGGCAACCCACACCCTGCGGCGCTCCCTGTACGTCGGCGTCCCGCTGGCCGTGCTGCTGCTCGGGCTCGGCACCTGGCTGGTCCTCGGTGGCGCGCTGCGGCGGATCGACCGGATCCGGGCCCAGGTCGACACGATCACCGAGGACCGGCTCGACACCCGGGTCCCCGGGTCGGGCGTCGACGACGAGGTCGGCCGGCTCGCCGACACCATGAACGGCATGCTCGGCCGGCTCGAGTCCTCGGCCCGGCGGCAGCGCGACTTCGTCGCCGACGTGTCCCACGACCTGCAGAGCCCGCTGGCCGCCCAGCGCGCCCAGCTCGAGGTCGCCCTCACCGTGTCGCAGGACGGCCTGGCCCGTGACGTGCTCGCGACCACCGAGGAGATGGAGCGGCTCGTCGCAGACCTGCTGGTCCTCGCCGCGGCCGACTCCGGACCGTCCGCAGCCGCGCCGACCCTGCTCGACCTCGAGGACGTGGTGCTGGAGGAGGCCGCCCGCGCCCGGACCACCGGCCGGGTCACCATCGACACCAGCCGGGTGTCGGCCGCCCCCGCCCTCGGCCACGACACCGAGGTGCGCCGGATCGTGCGCAACCTGCTCGACAACGCCCTGGCCCACGCGAGGAGCCGGGTCGAGCTGCGCGTCACCTCCGTCGACAGCGCTGCCGATGGCTGGGCCCGGCTCGACGTCCTCGACGACGGCCCCGGCGTCCCGCCCGAGGATCGGGAGCGGATCTTCGACCGGTTCCACCGCGGCGACGCGTCCCGCTCGCGGCACACCACCGGCAGCGGCCTGGGCCTCGCCATCGCTCGCACCCTCGCCGAGCGCGCGGGCGGGTCGCTCGAGGTCGACACGGACGACGGCGCGACCGGCGCGCACTTCGTCCTGCTGCTCCCGGCTGGGCCCGTCGCCTAA